Genomic DNA from Desulfonema ishimotonii:
TCCCCCCGGCTGCTGAAGATCAGCAATATCCGAATCCGGCTGCCCAATACCCGGAATCCGGAGAAAATTCAGGTGACGTTTACGGTCGAAGGATTTATGAAAGATAAAAACACAGCGGAGATTTAGGCGGTCGGATGGTTTCAAAAATATGGCTGATAAATGTGATGCTGGTGGCCTGTGCGCTGATTCTGGGCGTCAATGCCCACCATGTCTGGACCGATAAGGGGCGTCCGCTGCCACGGGTCCGTGGCGATGCACAGGATGCCGCGCTGCCGGGACAGAAGCCGGCGGATCGCCCAAAAAAACTGGCCCGGTCGGCGTATAAGGTGGTGGTGGAAAAGAACCTCTTTTCGCCGGAGCGGGAAGAGTTCGTGCCGGAAGTGCCGGAAGAGGCTGCCGAACCCGAGGCCAGTCCGGTTAAAATATCCGGCAGGAAAGTTGTCCTGTACGGCGTTATCCTCATGGACGACTATCAGAAGGCCCTGATCAACAACCCCACCCGGAAGGGGGATGAGCCGCCGAACCGGTGGGTGGCAGTGGGGGATACGGTCGGCAATCTGAAGGTGGCGGCAATTGAGAAGGAGAGTCTCCTGCTGAATGACGGCGGGAAAAAATATGAGGTGCTGCTGTATGACAGGAAAAAGCAACGCAGTGGCGGGCCGTCAGCCGGTAGTGGCCAATCCGCCCCCCAGGTGATCAGCACCGAATCCTCAAGGAAAAAGGTGGAAAAGCAGGGGAAAGCGGCGGAAAAAAGCGCGGACAGCGGTGAATACAAAGTGGTCAAAACGCCTTTCGGAGATGTCAGAGTAAAAAAGAAATGAATAGAATGCGCAGATTTCAAGTTCGATGTTCAGCCGGATGGAACCCCCTGGTTTCTCTGATGATATGGTGTTGCCTCTGGGCGGTGTTGGGGTGCAGTGAGCAGAATGCTTTGGTGAAACAGGAACCCGCCGCCCCGGTGACGCCGCCTGCTGCCATGACGCTGGACCATCTGCCGGTTTCAGAGGCGGAGGACGGGCAGCACCGGGACGCCGGGGATGATATGGCGGTTGTGGAAGACGCCCGTCCGCCTGTGCAGGCAGTTCATGCGGAACCGTCGCGGGAACCGCATCCGCAGGAAACCGGTGCGGCGGATCGGTACCGGTCCACCCGTGATACACCGTCAGACCTTTTAGGCAGGGTCTCTCCCAGAGAAGGCGATTTTGTGATGTCCCGGCCCCGGACGCCGGATGCGCCATCGGACGGGGCTTCGGACATCGTCTTTAATTTCGACGACGCCGATCTCCTTGAAGTGGTGCGGACCATGGCCGAATTGCTCAGGATCAACTATATCCTGGATACCAATGCCAGGGGGAAAGTCACCATCCACACCGCAGGCAATCTGCGGAAACAGGACCTCTTTCCGGTGTTCTACCAGGTGCTGGAGGCCAACGGGCTGACGGCTGTGAAAGAGGGGAGCCTGTATAAAATCATATCGCTGAAAGACGCCTCCCGGATGCCGATCCTCTCCCGTTACGGGCGGACAGCGGCGAACGTGCCGCCGGAAGAACGGGTGGTCATGCAGATCATCCCGTTAAAACACATTGCGGCCCAGGAAATGACCAAACTGCTGAGTCCCTTCATCAGCGCGGAGGGGACGATCATTTCGCACGCCGACTCCAACACGCTCCTGGTGGTGGACAAGGGGATCAATATTGTCAAGGCGCTGAGGCTGGCGGACGCCTTTGATATCGATCTGTTCCGCAAGATGTCGCACCGGTTTTATACGGTGGGACACGGGGATGCCGAGGAGATTCTGAAGCTTCTCAGAGAGATCCTGGCGGCCTACGGAAAGGATGACAAGAGTGATGTGAAGCTGATCGCTGTCAGCCGGCTTAATGCCATCCTCGCCATCAGCGCTGATCCGGGTGTTTTTGAAAAGATCGGGATGTTTATCCGCAGGCTGGACGTGCCCCCCGGAGACAGCGCGGACCCCAGGATCTATGTCTATCCGGTCAGGAACGGCGAGGCGGAAGAGCTGGGCAGTCTTCTCAATACCGTGTTTACGGGAGAGTCGGCGGAGGATAAGAAAACGGCCTCTCCGAAGGTGGCGGCAGAACCGGGAAAGAACCCCTATACGCCCCCGAACCCTTTTGAGTCGGAAAAAAAGAAAAAAACGGATAAGAAGGAGACGGCGGCAGCGTCCCGGAGTGCGGAAGGGGCGTCAACCCTCAAGGGCGACGTCAGAATTACGCCCGATACCACGCGCAACGCCCTGATTATCGAGGCGACCCCTGCGGACTACCGGATTGTCGAGGGGATTCTGAGACAGATTGATATTATGCCCCGGCAGGTGCTGATCGAGGTCATCATTGCGGAGATCACCCTGGATGGGAAGAATCAGCTCGGAGTGGAATGGCTGTATGAAAAGGGGACCGGTGGCAGCCTTTCCACCTCGCTGCTCAGCGGCCAGATGGGCAGTGCCGGGTTGCAGTTCGCCATCGGTCAGACCGACAGATGGTCCATGTCCCTTTCGGCCCTGGCAACGGAGAATAAGGCGAATATCCTGTCGGCCCCGCTGGTACTGGCTTCGGACAACAAAGAGGCCAGCATCAACGTCTCCACCCAGGTGCCGGTTGCCAGTGCGGAATATCTCTATGACTCCGGCTCCAGCGGGGTGACACAGACCAACATCCAGTACCGGGACACCGGTATTATTCTCTCTGTGACGCCCCATATCAACGACCGGGGCCTGGTCAACATGGAGATCAGTCAGGAGGTCAGCGAGGAGGGCGGCGGCGTGGAGGTCGGCGGACAGAGCTACCCCTCTTTCCGTGAGCGGAAGGTCAGCACCACGCTGACCGTGCGGCACGGACAGACCATTGTGATGGGCGGGCTGATGAGCAAGACCTCCAACAATTCCGACAGCGGTGTGCCGATTCTGAGCAAAATTCCGGGCATCGGGTTTCTGTTCGGAAAGGACAGCGATGATTTTTCAAAGACGGACCTGGTGCTGCTTATCACTCCCCGTGTCATTGTCAACCTGAATGATATTGATGCGGTTACGGAGGAGTTCAGATCCAAAGTGGATCATATCAGCCAGAAGGTCAATTAAGGCGGAGCGATGTGTAACGCTACAACGGATATTCCCTTCGGATGTCCGGCGTTCTGATTTGGCGGATCGGGAGATCTGCCGCTTTTAACCCCTCAGTCGGATACCCATGTTTTTGAGATGAACGGAAAGACGCATTTTTGTATAATAATGTTGAAGCGCCGTGGCTGCCTGAAAACCTTTTGGCTGGCGGCGATCCTGCTTCTGATGAATGCGTTTTGTTCACTGGCTGGGGAGTCGCCTGCCGTGTCCGTACTGGTGTCGCTGAACATCCGGCCCTATGTGTCGGCGGTCAGTGCCATGACCGATGTGTTCAAAGCAGAGGGGGGCAGCCCGTCTGTGTTTTTTATGGCGGATTTTCCCGGTAAAAGCCAGAAAATTCTGAAGGAAAAGCTGGGCAAGGCGGGCGGCCAGATCTTTGTGGCGGTGGGGCCTGAGGCGGCGCGCTTCCTCTGGACACATTTTCAGGACCGCCCGTCCCCGGTCATCTACACGATGGTGCTGAACCCGGAGCAGATTTCAGCGGGACCGGCCCCGCGCTGCGGTATCCCCCTGCAAATTCCCGTTCAGGCGCAGGTCCGCCTGATCGGGCGCACACTGCCCGGAGTGAAGCGCATCGGCCTGCTCTATGACCCGAAGTACAATACCGCCTTTTTCAACCGTGCCCGCGAAAGCGCAACCATTGAGGGCCTGCAAATTGTGCCGCTCGAAATATCATCCAAAAAGGAAATTCCCGGACTGCTGGAAAAAGAATGGGCATCAGTCGATTGCCTCTGGATGATTCCCGACCGGACCATCATCTCGGAGAGTGTCATTCAGTATATCATCAAAGAATCGCTGTTAAATAAAACCCCTGTGATCGGCTATAACCGCTTTTTTTACGAATCCGGTGCCGCGCTCAGTTTCATATTTGACTATGAAACCCTGGGCGTCCAGACGGCCCGGCTGGTTCTCAGCATCGCCGGCGGGGAACCCTGCCGGGAAAATGACCCGGAATTTCAGGTGTGGCCCAACCGCAGGGTGATTGAAAAACTCGGTCTGGCATATGCCGAAGATCCGGAACCATGAGACGACTGGGTATACATGTGCGGCTGCTGCTGGCGGCCCTTGCCCTGATCAGCGCAACGACGTCCGCGCTGGGATATATGGGGATCAATATCGCCCACCAGTTTGTCCAGTCGCGTTTTGAAAAGCGTATCCAGTTCCTGGCCCGGTATCTGGCCCTCAATTCGGAGCTGGGCATACTGATCGGTCAGAAGGGCATGTTAACCGGACTGGCGGAAAACCTTCTGGCGGAAAAGGATGTGGTGAAGGTCGTGATTCTGGGGGAGGCCGATGAGGTGCTGGCGGACGTTTCAAAGGAAAATTCCGGGCAGACTTCCGTGGTCGAACGCCCGGTCCGGCTGAAACGGGCCAGGGGGTTTCCCTGGCATACCACGGCAAAGCCCGAAAA
This window encodes:
- the gspD gene encoding type II secretion system secretin GspD yields the protein MKQEPAAPVTPPAAMTLDHLPVSEAEDGQHRDAGDDMAVVEDARPPVQAVHAEPSREPHPQETGAADRYRSTRDTPSDLLGRVSPREGDFVMSRPRTPDAPSDGASDIVFNFDDADLLEVVRTMAELLRINYILDTNARGKVTIHTAGNLRKQDLFPVFYQVLEANGLTAVKEGSLYKIISLKDASRMPILSRYGRTAANVPPEERVVMQIIPLKHIAAQEMTKLLSPFISAEGTIISHADSNTLLVVDKGINIVKALRLADAFDIDLFRKMSHRFYTVGHGDAEEILKLLREILAAYGKDDKSDVKLIAVSRLNAILAISADPGVFEKIGMFIRRLDVPPGDSADPRIYVYPVRNGEAEELGSLLNTVFTGESAEDKKTASPKVAAEPGKNPYTPPNPFESEKKKKTDKKETAAASRSAEGASTLKGDVRITPDTTRNALIIEATPADYRIVEGILRQIDIMPRQVLIEVIIAEITLDGKNQLGVEWLYEKGTGGSLSTSLLSGQMGSAGLQFAIGQTDRWSMSLSALATENKANILSAPLVLASDNKEASINVSTQVPVASAEYLYDSGSSGVTQTNIQYRDTGIILSVTPHINDRGLVNMEISQEVSEEGGGVEVGGQSYPSFRERKVSTTLTVRHGQTIVMGGLMSKTSNNSDSGVPILSKIPGIGFLFGKDSDDFSKTDLVLLITPRVIVNLNDIDAVTEEFRSKVDHISQKVN
- a CDS encoding ABC transporter substrate-binding protein, giving the protein MNAFCSLAGESPAVSVLVSLNIRPYVSAVSAMTDVFKAEGGSPSVFFMADFPGKSQKILKEKLGKAGGQIFVAVGPEAARFLWTHFQDRPSPVIYTMVLNPEQISAGPAPRCGIPLQIPVQAQVRLIGRTLPGVKRIGLLYDPKYNTAFFNRARESATIEGLQIVPLEISSKKEIPGLLEKEWASVDCLWMIPDRTIISESVIQYIIKESLLNKTPVIGYNRFFYESGAALSFIFDYETLGVQTARLVLSIAGGEPCRENDPEFQVWPNRRVIEKLGLAYAEDPEP